One region of Vigna angularis cultivar LongXiaoDou No.4 chromosome 10, ASM1680809v1, whole genome shotgun sequence genomic DNA includes:
- the LOC108334723 gene encoding urea-proton symporter DUR3 gives MASASGCGPFEFSSKYYHVSQNGGVCVRQTSFFEGKPVLNQGVGYSVILGFGAFFALFTSFLVWLEKRYVGSRHTSEWFNTAGRSVKTGLIASVIVSQWTWAATILQSSNVAWEYGVSGPFWYASGATIQVLLFGIMAIEIKRKAPHAHTVCEIVKARWGTSAHVVFLFFCFLTNIIVTAMLLLGGSAVVNALTGVNLYAASFLIPLGVIVYTLAGGLKATFLASYIHSVIVHIVLVIFVYLVYTASSELGSPSVVYNRLLEVASKSRTCQDPISHKGQSCGPVGGNHQGSYLTMLSSGGLVFGIINIVGNFGTVFVDNGYWVSAIAARPSSTHKGYLLGGLVWFAVPFSLATSLGLGALALDLPINESEAGRGLVPPATAVALMGQGGSILLLTMLFMAVTSAGSSELIAVSSLCTYDIYRTYINPHASGKQILKVSRGVVLGFGCLMGLLAVILNMAGVSLGWMYLAMGVLIGSAVLPIAFMLLWRKANATGAILGTVTGCVLGIITWLSVTKIQYGRVNLDTTGRNAPMLVGNLVSILTGGVVHAICSMLWPQNYDWSTTKQITVVEKEKTDLPAEEFKEEKLIRAKAWVVKWGIGFTVLIVILWPILSLPAGEFSKGYFYFWAVIAIAWGSVGSAVIIVLPIMESWETIKSVIMGMFTNDRLMEKVEELNLKLQTIIQAIPEAERLYLLEKGKAKKLEETSEQHSSSLPA, from the exons ATGGCTTCTGCATCTGGGTGTGGACCATTTGAATTTTCTAGCAAGTACTATCATGTGTCTCAGAATGGAGGTGTGTGCGTGAGGCAGACCAGTTTCTTTGAAGGCAAACCGGTGCTTAATCAGGGAGTTGGTTACTCTGTCATTCTTGGTTTTGGTGCTTTCTTTGCTCTCTTCACTTCTTTCTTG GTGTGGCTGGAGAAGCGTTATGTGGGGTCACGTCACACGTCTGAATGGTTTAACACAGCAGGCAGAAGTGTTAAGACAGGGCTTATTGCTAGTGTTATTGTGTCTCAG TGGACATGGGCTGCTACAATACTGCAAAGCTCAAATGTTGCATGGGAATATGGAGTTAGTGGACCTTTCTGGTATGCTAGTGGGGCCACCATTCAG GTATTGTTGTTTGGAATCATGGCCATAGAGATTAAAAGAAAGGCTCCTCATGCTCATACTGTTTGTGAAATTGTCAAGGCACG TTGGGGGACTTCTGCACACgttgttttcctctttttctGCTTCTTGACGAATATAATTGTGACGGCTATGTTGCTCCTTGGTGGTTCTGCTGTTGTGAATGCATTAACAGGAGTGAACCTTTATGCCGCTAGCTTTCTAATACCACTTGGAGTAATTGTGTATACACTGGCGGGTGGACTGAAAGCCACATTCTTAGCAAGCTATATCCATTCTGTCATAG TGCACATTGTTTTGGTGATTTTTGTCTACCTTGTCTACACGGCTAGCAGTGAGCTTGGAAGCCCTTCTGTGGTGTACAATCGCCTACTAGAGGTTGCAAGCAAATCAAGGACATGTCAGGATCCTATATCACACAAAGGGCAATCTTGTGGTCCTGTTGGTGGGAATCACCAAGGTTCTTACCTAACAATGCTGAGTTCAGGTGGCTTGGTGTTTGGGATTATAAACATTGTTGGCAACTTTGGCACTGTGTTTGTTGACAAT GGATACTGGGTGAGTGCCATCGCAGCAAGACCTTCATCAACACACAAAGGCTACTTGTTAGGAGGCTTGGTCTGGTTTGCTGTGCCATTTTCTTTGGCTACATCGTTGGGTTTAGGAGCTCTAGCCCTTGATTTACCAATAAATGAAAGTGAAGCAGGTCGTGGACTTGTTCCCCCTGCTACAGCGGTAGCCCTGATGGGGCAAGGAGGATCTATTCTTCTTCTTACCATGCTTTTTAT GGCAGTGACTTCTGCTGGTTCATCAGAACTAATTGCAGTCTCATCATTATGCACATATGATATCTACAGAACTTACATAAATCCTCATGCAAGTGGAAAGCAAATCCTCAAGGTGTCAAGAGGTGTTGTTCTAGGCTTCGGGTGTTTGATGGGGTTGCTAGCAGTCATACTGAACATGGCTGGAGTTTCTTTAGGATGGATGTACCTTGCAATGGGAGTTCTGATTGGCTCAGCAGTTCTTCCTATTGCTTTTATGCTTCTATGGAGAAAAGCAAATGCAACAGGAGCCATTCTTGGAACAGTCACAGGTTGTGTTCTGGGAATTATCACATGGCTGTCTGTCACAAAAATACAATATGGCAGGGTAAACCTGGATACAACTGGAAGAAATGCACCAATGCTTGTTGGAAACCTTGTCTCTATACTAACTGGAGGAGTTGTTCATGCTATCTGCAGCATGTTGTGGCCTCAGAACTATGACTGGAGCACCACCAAACAAATCACAGTGGTGGAAAAGGAAAAGACTGATCTGCCAGCAGAAGAGTTTAAAGAAGAAAAGCTAATCAGAGCTAAAGCTTGGGTGGTGAAGTGGGGTATTGGTTTCACTGTTTTGATTGTCATACTTTGGCCTATTCTCTCCCTCCCAGCAG GTGAGTTCAGTAAGGGCTATTTCTATTTCTGGGCAGTGATTGCTATAGCATGGGGTAGTGTTGGGTCTGCTGTGATAATTGTTTTACCAATAATGGAGAGCTGGGAAACCATTAAAAGTGTGATTATGGGGATGTTTACAAATGACAGACTAATGGAAAAGGTGGAAGAGTTAAATTTGAAGTTGCAGACAATTATTCAAGCAATACCAGAAGCAGAGCGACTTTACTTGCTTGAGAAGGGAAAGGCCAAAAAGTTAGAAGAAACCTCGGAGCAACATTCTTCTTCACTTCCTGCATAA